The DNA sequence AAAATATATACCAGAAAGTTTGACTGTTCGCTTTGTATCGGAGATATTTCTTACCGAATTTTTGAAAAGGTTCAGGAGAATTTATGGAGATTGGAAAACTTATATAACTTTCTATATAGCCATAAATTTCATCTACATAAAGATCGCAATCGATTTTAAAACCAAAATATTCTTTAACAAATAAAATTTCAACTAACTCTTCTAAAACCTAGTGAAATTCCTCAGAAAAAATAATTACTTCTTCCAAGGTAAACTTTCTATAAACGCCTTTGTTCTTTTTCGAGATTCCGTAGAACTCATTCCTTTCGCAAATCTTTCATCAAAATCATCTTTTACGGCATATTCAGATCGGGCTTCTGAAATTAATGGAATAGATTTATCCTTACTTTTTAACTCAATCAGTTCTGATAGAATATCTAAATCATCAAGATTATTCACCCAAATGATAATTTCCTTTTTTAAGTCTAAAATTGGATTTTCCATTGAATCAATTTTTTCAATTATTTTATAATAATCTCATTTGAAATGATCTATTTTTCTTCCGAATCTATAGATTCAATATGCGCCGCAATATTTTCCAGAAGTTCGTCAGAAGTCATTCCCGCAGCAAACTGTTCATCAAAATCTTCTTTTACAATAGTTTCAGAATTGATATCTGAAATCAATGTAGATGATTCATGAACATTTTTTAAATTCAATAGCTGTTGAATGATTTCTAAATCATCAAGATTTTCGATCCATTCAATCAGCGTTTTTTTCTTTTCTAATGTTGGATTTTCCATGACACCTCATTTAATTTGCTACGTCTGAAATAAATTTAATTCGCAACATTCTTACTTCTTCATCACTTAAATCATCACCAAATTCTGCCAAAAGAACTTTCATACTGTCACTTTCAGATTCTCCCATAAAAGTCATAAACTCTTCCACAATATCTTCATCGAAATTTTCATCAACGTAATAATTGATATTCAATTTAGTTCCCTGATAAACAATCCTTTCCATTTCTTTCAAAAGATCATCCATTGAAATATTTTTGGCTTTGGCGATATCTTCTAAATCTATTTTTTTATCGGTACTCTGAATAATAAAAACTTTGTGACTGGATTTATTGGCGACCGTTTTCATCACCATATCCTGCGTTCGTTCTATGCCGTTTTCTTCAACATAATTTTTGATAAAATCAGCGAATTCTTTTCCATACTTTTTGGCTTTTCCTTCACCAACACCATATATTTTTCCAATTTCCTCAATGTTAATAGGATATTGCACCGTCATGTCTTCCATACTCGGATCCATGAAAACAGTGTAAGGCGGAATTCCGTACTTTTTCGCTACTTTTTTACGCAATTCTTTTAACTGACCAAACAGAACTTCATCTAAACCACCACCGGATTCGGTCTGAACTTTATCAGAATCCGCTTTGGTTTGCTCCAAATTATATTCTCGATCTTCAGCAATAAAGAACTCAGTCTCTTTTTTGGAAGAAAGCGCTTTGTTTCCTTTTTCAGTTAACTTCAGAACACCATAAGTTTCAATATCTTTCTGCAAGAAATTCTGCACAGAAGCTTGTCTGATAATCGATTTCCAGAAATTTTCTGTTTCATTTTTACCAATACCGAAATGTTTAGTAGCTTCTAATTTATAAGATTTCGTCACTGGATTTTCTTTACCTACAATCACAGAAATCAAATCTTTTGTTTTGAATTTCTCTTCGAGTTCCTTCACTAAATTAAGAACCAATCTCAATTCTTTAGAAGCATCTTTTAGTTTTGGTGGATTTGTAGCATTATCACACATCAACGCACCATCGCCAGTTACAGGGTCAAACTGTTCTCCAAAATAATAAAGAATATATTGTCTTCTGCTCATCGAAGTTTCGGCATAACCAACCACTTCATTTAAAAGTTGCAACCCAATTTCTCTTTCTGAAACAGGTTTCTGAGCCAAGAATTTTTCTAGTTTTTCAATATCTTTTGGATCGTAAAAAGCCAAGCAATATCCTTCACCTCCATCTCTTCCGGCACGACCAGTTTCCTGATAATAACTTTCTAAAGATTTCGGAATATCATAATGAATCACGTAACGAACATCAGGCTTATCGATTCCCATTCCGAACGCAATTGTAGCTACAATGACATCTGCATCTTCCATCAAGAATTTATCCTGATTCATCACTCTTGTCTTCTGGTCTAACCCAGCGTGATAAGGCAATGCATTAATTCCATTAACCTGAAGAACTTGAGCAAACTCTTCTACTTTTCTACGACTTAGACAGTAAACGATTCCCGTTTTTCCTTTACGGGCATTGATGAATTTTACAATTTCACGGTCGATATTAACTTTTGGTCTTACTTCATAATAAAGGTTCGGACGGTTAAAACTTTCCTTGAAAACCAGCGCATTGCTCATGCCCAAAGTTTTCTGAATATCGTCCTGCACTTTCGGAGTTGCCGTCGCCGTTAAAGCAATAACTGGAACATCCGCAATTTTATCGATAATACTTTTCAGGTTTCTGTATTCCGGACGGAAATCGTGGCCCCATTCTGAGATACAGTGTGCCTCATCAATCGCTACGAATGAGATTTTAACATCTCGCAAAAATTCCTGATATTCCTCTTTAATTAAAGATTCGGGGGCAACATATAATAATTTGGTGACACCCGATTTAATATCATCGAATACTTGTTTAGTCTGGGTTTTATTGAGCGAAGAATTAAGTACATGGGCGATCCCTTCAACAGAAGAAAGTCCGTTGATCGCATCAACTTGATTTTTCATTAAAGCAATTAATGGGGAAACTACAATTGCAGTTCCTTCAGAAATCAATGCTGGTAGCTGGTAACAAAGGGATTTCCCTCCTCCGGTAGGCATTAAAACAAAAACATCTTCACCCTTCATCAGGGTTTTTATAATTTCTTCTTGTTGACCTTTAAATTTTGAGAAACCGAAATATTTCTTTAATTCTTTTGATAAATCGGTATTTTTTATGTTCATCTTTAAATTGACATTTTTTTGAGCAGCGTTTATGGGTAGAATATCTTCATTTTCACTCTGCCTGAAAATTTAGATTTTAGGTTTAAGTTCTAAAATTTCTTTCCTAAATTTGCATAATAATCAAAGTTAATTAATTATTATCACATTAAAAAAAAATGATATTTAATTTTGAAGAACATTACATTTAATATTTTTGTATATTATAGGGAATATCCCATTTTTACACTGAATTCTGTTGAATAATGTAGAAAATAGTGCCGATTATCCTATAAATAAAATGAACCATTAATTTTATGAATAACCAAGAAATCCTTCAGCTTGCAAAAGATGCTATCTCGATTGAAATTGCTGAGCTCGAACTTCTTAAAAACCGTTTAGACGAACAATTTTTAAAAGCGGTAGACATTATTAAATCTTCAAAAGGAAAACTTATTATTGTCGGAATAGGAAAATCGGCACATGTCGGAAATAAGATGGTTGCCACTTTAAATTCAACAGGAACTCCGTCGCAATTCCTTCATGCCTCGGAAGCGATTCACGGTGATTTAGGAGTTATTCAAAAAACGGATGTCGTATTGTGTATTTCGAATTCTGGAAATTCTCCGGAAATTGTAACATTAGCTCCTTTTCTAAAAGAATATTCTTCAAGCCTCATTGGAATGACTGGGAATTTAAACAGCAAACTCGCAGAATTTTCTGATGTCGTTCTCAATACTTTTGTTGAAAAAGAAGCTTGTCCAATTAAATTGGCACCAACAAGTTCTACTACCGTTCAAATGGCTCTGGGTGATGCTTTAGCTGTTTGTTTAATGGAACTTAATGGTTTTAAAGAATCAGATTTTGCGAAATTTCATCCAGGTGGAAGTTTAGGAAAAAATCTTACAGCCAAAGTAGAACAGTTTTTATCTGCACAAAAACCACAAGTTTCTGAAGAAGCCAATTTACGGGACATCATTATTTCGGTGAGCAGTTCAAAACACGGGATTACAGTTGTCACTCACGGCGAAGAAATCATCGGAGTTATTACTGATGGTGATTTGCGTAGAATGTTGATGAGCGAACAGGATTTATCGAAGTTCGTCGCTAAAGAAATTATGAGTAAAAATCCGAAGAGCATTGATAAAAATGCGTTGGCAAAAGAAGCTATGCAGATCTTAAAAGATAAAAATATCGGTCAGTTAATCGTTACCGAAAACGGAAAATATTTCGGAATCATCGACATTCACAAATTATTGGACGAAGGAATTAACTAAAGGCTTTTACAAATTTCATTATATATCATTACGAATCCTAAAGTTTGTTGAACCTGTTTGATTA is a window from the Kaistella flava (ex Peng et al. 2021) genome containing:
- a CDS encoding SIS domain-containing protein, which translates into the protein MNNQEILQLAKDAISIEIAELELLKNRLDEQFLKAVDIIKSSKGKLIIVGIGKSAHVGNKMVATLNSTGTPSQFLHASEAIHGDLGVIQKTDVVLCISNSGNSPEIVTLAPFLKEYSSSLIGMTGNLNSKLAEFSDVVLNTFVEKEACPIKLAPTSSTTVQMALGDALAVCLMELNGFKESDFAKFHPGGSLGKNLTAKVEQFLSAQKPQVSEEANLRDIIISVSSSKHGITVVTHGEEIIGVITDGDLRRMLMSEQDLSKFVAKEIMSKNPKSIDKNALAKEAMQILKDKNIGQLIVTENGKYFGIIDIHKLLDEGIN
- the recQ gene encoding DNA helicase RecQ gives rise to the protein MNIKNTDLSKELKKYFGFSKFKGQQEEIIKTLMKGEDVFVLMPTGGGKSLCYQLPALISEGTAIVVSPLIALMKNQVDAINGLSSVEGIAHVLNSSLNKTQTKQVFDDIKSGVTKLLYVAPESLIKEEYQEFLRDVKISFVAIDEAHCISEWGHDFRPEYRNLKSIIDKIADVPVIALTATATPKVQDDIQKTLGMSNALVFKESFNRPNLYYEVRPKVNIDREIVKFINARKGKTGIVYCLSRRKVEEFAQVLQVNGINALPYHAGLDQKTRVMNQDKFLMEDADVIVATIAFGMGIDKPDVRYVIHYDIPKSLESYYQETGRAGRDGGEGYCLAFYDPKDIEKLEKFLAQKPVSEREIGLQLLNEVVGYAETSMSRRQYILYYFGEQFDPVTGDGALMCDNATNPPKLKDASKELRLVLNLVKELEEKFKTKDLISVIVGKENPVTKSYKLEATKHFGIGKNETENFWKSIIRQASVQNFLQKDIETYGVLKLTEKGNKALSSKKETEFFIAEDREYNLEQTKADSDKVQTESGGGLDEVLFGQLKELRKKVAKKYGIPPYTVFMDPSMEDMTVQYPINIEEIGKIYGVGEGKAKKYGKEFADFIKNYVEENGIERTQDMVMKTVANKSSHKVFIIQSTDKKIDLEDIAKAKNISMDDLLKEMERIVYQGTKLNINYYVDENFDEDIVEEFMTFMGESESDSMKVLLAEFGDDLSDEEVRMLRIKFISDVAN